One Nicotiana tabacum cultivar K326 chromosome 23, ASM71507v2, whole genome shotgun sequence genomic window, CATTGCCTAATGTATAGTGTTCTTTGATTCTACTCTTTTTATATCTTATGTTAGATTGATAAGTGAAATTGGGGAATCCTTAGTGCAATGGTAAAAACGGGTCGGTATTGGTCTTTTCCCTAGCCCTGTGCATAACAGTCTCAATACATTGGGTTGTCTTTGTAGATGAAAGTGCTTCTTTTCGGTATAAAAAATGAGTAATAATTTCTTCACATTTTGAATGGACCGAAAACTCATTTTACCTAGCATTCAAGAAGCAAAATGAAATAATGGTTGCCAAATTTTTCTTATGTTAcaaaatctatattatattaaaagcacgagagtccttagcgaaatgtcgttcgccttttttaatcttcaaaaataaaatttacatgaaacaaaataatcatttaattatttttctaatatttaaaaatagtcatttaattaattcTCTACCATTAAGGAATAGTCATctaattattttcataaattgTTTCCCTAATATTAACAATCTAGAAAAAAATTGTACACTACATACTAGGAAAAATTTTCGTTCAAATCCATTACACACAAGGAAAGGTTTTCGTTCAACTTCAAGTATATTTAGTCTTCTTTTAGTAATTTTCATCCTTCAAAAAATTCTTGTTGGAGCAGTTTCTCTTACTTTGAGCAAAAAGCTTTGTATTAGTTGAATTGCGCATACACGCATTTATATTAATAGTTAAATTTGATGTTCAATTTTATAAACTTTGTATTGATACTGAATTTTGCATTCATATGAAGGGTTTCAGGTTCCCTTTCTTTAAATTGTATTAAAAATTGAATTTTGCATGTACTTATTTGTATTAGTGGTTGAATTTTGTATTTACGTATTTGTAAACCTTATATTAGTAGTTGAATTTCGTATTCACGTATTTTATTAGAACTTTGAATATAATACCAAAGTAATTTGTATTATACACTTGTCTTTAATTTGTATGCGGTGTTTCAATTACAAGATTAGTGTGTTGTAAGCCATCACCTAGAAGCTTTCTTTTGGATAATGGTTTTGGTCTAGTATATAAGGTAATTGAATTTATGTGCTCTTTATCTTACAAACTTctgttaatttttataaaattcttTGTTTCATATTTTGGATTTGGCTTGGCTTATTTTATATTTGACATCTCACAAGCTTCTGTTAATTTTCATATAATTTTTGTTTCATATTTTGGATTTAACTAATTTCATAGCTGActtatttataaattttatacatgTTGTTTGGACAAATACGGTTCATAACAGAAAATTAGTTAGACATCCGATCtaagttttattaattaaatattattttttcctaTGTTGTATAATTGATAAATGCCAGCCAAATAGCTTGTTTTAAACAAATTATAAATTAGATTGTCTCCTGTAATATTGATTTCACACCAGATAAAATAGTCTTTAATTATTTCTCTAATATTAGGAATAGACATCtaattatattttaatattttggaCTTTAAAACCAACTAAACTTTGTTTATtaaattctttcttatttgaactatgtaatataaacatatttgtaataaaaaaataacacatgaaaatcacaTTAAAATTTTCTCTCACTGTCAGTTTCTTTTAGGtttaggagtcttttattttcctaaaaaattaataaatattagGTGTTGGATCAACTGGAATCCATGAAAAATAGTACGTTATCTTGCGTAGATCGAGAGAGCACGTCCATGAGTGATAATTTTGAccccattttttcaaaaatatagaTATAGAAAGGAGGATAAATAAGTAAACATTGAATGGACTTTATAAATTTATAGGTGTACAACAAATTAATTCTTTAGCAAttcaattatatatttttataaataaattagtCAACAAACAACTTTCTAAATTTATCAATTTCTTATACCTATCTAAACTAAAGTATAAATCCCTATAAAAAATATTGATCAACTTTTTACGCTTTGGCAATATACCCCATTTCAgataaaattgtaattataattaatttaaatattttaattttttcttgaaAAGGAATTTTAATGCTAGCTAATATCTAAGACTTTTAAGTCAGGTACAAATTGCTATTCTAAGTTTTGATATTAGCAAAATCTTGGCATTCCTTGAATTTTGGTAAATTAACAACTTTCCTGGAAGTTTGTATCGTATGAGAACCTTAAGTTGGTGAGAATTACTTATCAATTATCATTTATTCTCCAATAAAATCAATTATTGCATATATAATTAAGTTTCTACTCAGTGATTgcttattaaaattttattaaggtggtatttctttaaaaataaaatgaagaatTGATTTTAGAAACCAAAATCAATTGAATATGCCGCATATATAATGAGTATATTCATAGAAATTGAAAACTATAGATGGGAAATCTAGAAAGAAATATttcataataaaaaatttaatatttaaaaaataaaaacatatagGGATTATCAACCCCACTCCCCCCACACAATATTTTATTTTGGGGTGTGTGGCCGCATATATACCTGAAAATAGGGATTAGTAGTTGAATTTTGCATTCACATATTTGTAACATTTATATTAGTAGTTGAATTTTGTATTCACGTACTTTATTAGAACTTTGAATATAATACCAAAGCAATTTATATTATACACCATCTTTAATTTGTACGTGGTATTTGTAGGCATTTCTTTTCGATAATGGTTTTGCTTTAAAATATAAGGTAATTGAATTTATGTGCTCTTTTTCTTATAAACCTCTGTTAATTTTTATATAATTCTTTGTTTCATAATATGGATTTGGCTGGGTTGAttttatatttgacttcttgcaaACTTCTATTAATTTTCATATAATTTTTGTTTCATATTTTGGATTAACTGATTTCATATTTGActtaatttataaattttatacaggTTGGTTGGACAATTACGGTTCATAACAGGGAATTAGCTAGACATCTGATCTAAGtcttattaattaattattattttttcttatattgtATAATTGATAAATACCAGCCCAATTGCATGTTTTAAACAAATTATAAATTAGATTGTCTTCCGTAATATCgatttcacactagacaaaatagttttttaattatttttctaatatttaagaatAGACATTTAggtatattttaatattttagactttaaaatcaactaaacttTGTGTATTAAATTGCTTCTTATGTGAactatataatataaatatttttgtaataaaaaaaatagcacCTGAAAATCACATTAAAAATTTCCCTCACATATATATAATTCTAACCTCATTCCTTCCTTCCACTTCTCTTCAAAATACAAGCAAAGAATCtgtttaaaatcaaagaaaacttttttGAGCTTATTCACATCAAAATGGCTGTTTTTCAAGAAATGTGCTTTCTTCTTCACTAGTAGCtgttctcttcttcttcctcctcttgaGTTTCTCAGAAGCCAGAGACCATTTGGTAGGGGGAAAAACTGATTCTTGGAAAATCCCATCTTCAGAATCAGATTCCCTCAATCGATGGGCTGAAAAATCTCGCTTCCTCATTGGAGAATATTCTCTTGTGTGGAAGTATAATGTAAAAGCAGATTCAGTTTTGAAAGTGAGCAAGAGGGATTATGTGACATGCAATAGTTCAAGTCCAATAGCAGTGCACAATGATGGGAATACAAAGATAGAGCAAACACATTCAGGAGATTACTATTTTATTAGTGGAGCAAAATGGCATTGTGAGCAAGGCCAGAAACTGATAGTAGTGACCTTATCTGAGAAAAACATGAGGAGATTCATGGGTGCAACTGCACCTTCTCCAGCTATGGCTCCAGAGGCGGACCTACATGGTCGATAGAGGGGTCACCGGCACCCAGAAACTTCGGCAAAAAACTCcatatatattttctaatttcttcAAGAAAAAGGCGCCCCCTTGACTGCCGAATCTTTATGAGCAGATAAATATATATTGATTGTAACGCTGCCCCCTTGACTGCCGAATCTTGGGTCCGCCTCTGTATGGCTCCTACTAGCAATGCTATTAGCTTGAAGGCTAGCTTGGTTATAGCTTTTGGGGTTTTAATGGGGTTTTTTATTTGAtgtgagagagagttttgaaGTGATTTTCATGGTAATTTGATAGATAGATAGTCAAATACTCAAATGGTGAGAGGGAAAAGGAGGAAGATGGGATTCTTAAGTCTTTTTCTTTGGTCAATATTCTTTGATTCAATTTGTtctttacttttcattaagtTAATTCAAGCTTTATTTtattgttaaaaataaataaaatccatCACGTTCAATTTCTTTTAGGTTTGGAGTCCTTTATTTCCCTAAAAGAATTAATAAATTTTAGGTTTTAGGTCAACTGGAATCCATTAGATCGAGAAAGCACATCCATGAGTGATAATTTTGAccccatttttcaaaaatatagatatagaaaagaggataaataaataaacattgAATGGAGTTATAAATTTATAGATGTACAACAAATTAATTCTTTAGCAATTCAGttagatatttttaaaaataaattaatcaacAAATAACTTTCCATATTTATCTATTTTTCATATCTATCTATAACTATACTATTTTAAACGCACAAAATTCCTACACAAAAAAATTGATCAACTTTTTACATTTGACCATATAGTCCATGCCAGAcaaaattgtaattataattaatataaatattttaatttattcttGAAAAGACATTTTAATTCTAGCTAATATCTAAGATTTTAAAGTTAGCTAAAATTGCTACTCTAAGTTTTGGTATATTAGCAAAATGTTGGAATTCCTTGAATATTGGTAAATTAACAACTTTCCAAGAAGTTTGTATCGTATGGGAACCTTAAGTTGGTAAGAATTACTAATCAAATAGCATTTTATTCTCCAATAAAAGCAATTACAACATATATAATTAAGTAACTACTCAATGATTATCTATTATAATTTTAAGGTGATATTTctttaaaaacaaaatgaaagaaTTGTTTTTAGAAACCAAAATCAATTGAATAGGTCGCAAATATAAATGAGTATATTCACAGAAATTGAAAACTATTGATCGGGAATTTAGAgatgaaaattttcataattttttttttaagatttaaaaaatcaaaaatatatagGAATTATCATCCCTTCCCCCCTCAACACacctaatataaaattatttcgATAAATATCTCTCTTTTtgataaatgatatttttatttctttaaacctattcattatttgtatatTGCCTGGTATTTTTCACTTCTTTGAGACAAAGTTTTTCCTTATAAGTTAGGTATTTGTAGGATTAATATTTCTCAATTTTAAGAACTCACactttaatttttattaacttaaatcagtaattttaaatataattttaatatgattagttatttttaaaaaaaaataatctacCTAGATAGGATACACGCGTATTATAAATTCACTCCATAAATCCTATATAAAAGAAGAGATCCATTAATATTAGAGATATTATTTCAAAGAAGAATGAacaataatgaaaataagaaaaataaagacATGGATGgtagaaacaaaagaagaaaaggaaaaaattcaaATTAATGAGGGATAATTTgagaaatataattttttgataatgatgtttttatcttgaatttttttttcttctacttCTGTTTTTGGAAGAAGCTAAATTTTGCAGCTTattcccaaaagcagaaaaataCTTCTACTGGTGCTCAAAAATACTTCTCAATTTTAGCCAAACACCtttaatttacaaaaaaaaaaaaactacttttaGCCtactaaaagcttggccaaacatgctcttAGATCAATAAGAATCTAGGCAATGTTTCACATAAAAAGAGATTAATTAGcttatctataattttaaataactttgaatGAACAATAGTTTTCTTATAAAATGACATATGAACGTAGAGTTTGTAAAAAAATGCTAGGTGAGATAAAATAACATTGCATATTTGTGTCTTatgtaatataatatttataactaTAAATACTATAGaactaattatttaaaatttattcagAAAATATTCAACTATATTTTGACATATGAACTAACCTCCATTGATGTTTTTCAacaatttgtatatattttatattaattaacaCGATTCACACctgcaacgcacgtacactaaaactagtaCACTTAAAACTGTAATGAAGGCAAAAATATAACTCTCCAAGAGAatcttgtttctcctttcttttttgaatttaagTTATGTACCTCATCATTATAAAGAATATTTTACACACTTTTATACTTCTTTCATACATTTGTTTTGTGAAACTTCTTTTTTCCATCTGTCTCAAAATTTGATAGTAGGTGTAACTTAATTTTCCTTTTAAACCGTTGTTTAAATAAGTTAAACTCGTTTTTTGAAAtggtaaaaataagaaaatgttAAAAAACAGTATGGTAAGTAATTGTACAGTATCTCGaaccaacaaaaaaaaagtaatggTACTAGTAAAGTGGGATCGTAATATCAAGATTTTGGTAAAAAAATTATATAGATTAACTAATAACTATAATCAAATAAAGAGACGGACCCAAGATTTGAAGGTGGCGGGGCACATGAGTGGACTGTTCAACCAATGCACATCAGACTCTTGATCTTAAGGGTTTCATGCAAAATATATAACCGTTTTCAacatatatgcacatatatattTGGAATTTTTGCCGAGTTAACAGGCCCGATGACACTTCTTATCTGTACATAGGTCCGTCTATGATCAAACATGAGATAAAAACAAAGtcaaaggtccaaatatgcccttgtactatatgaaattgagcacatttgccaTTCGTTAATATTTTAGCTCAAATATGTCTTTActgtcacatagttggtccatatatgcccttgGAGTTACACAGTTGACCCATAATGTAACTCTAAGGGAATATATGGACCAACTAATATGTGACGGTAATGacatatttgagctaaagtattaacgaaagGTAAATATactcaatttcgtatagtacaagGGCATATTTGGATCTTTTCCGTAAAAACAATCTCAAACTCTATCCCATGAGGTAACCAAACGACCcgtaaagccaaaagaaaaaggcaaagaaaaaataaaggaaaaagtaAAACAATATTCCTCTTACTAAAGGCAACATTCTATTGGCTAATGCTTAAGTTTTCTGAGAAAGCTGATTTGCAAAGTTTTCCTCTACTACGGCACTTAATTTTTTACCAGAGAATGGCGGATTCAAACAATCTAGAAGAAACCTTGAAACCCTTTTACCAGAGAGCTTCAGAGGCTGAGGTTTTAATCTCAACtcattcttttatcaatttcgtaatataatttatatttcTTGTTCAGTAttgtttttgttcaagttttgtgCTTTTTCCCTTCTGTAGGATCTAATGTTTTAATGGATATTAATGTGAAAGTTCTATGCTTTCCTTTTGATAGGATTCAATGATTTCTgggttttgaattttctttcaattttgttaCATTCTGAGCTTATTTAAGTCTTTGCTTTAGTTGTATTCATTGTTATCTGAAGTTTAACTTATGCTGTTATACTTTAGTTTTAATGCGCTTTCCCCCCCCTTTGGCTGTGTGAGCTTGCTCGTACTGCCGGTCCCGAGCTCGGATAAAGGACAAAGGTTGTAGTAGGTTGGCAGTCACCGTAAAATTTGTCAATTCATGATGAATCCTTATAATACAAATATCTTTAGGACTGCTTAAAGACAGCGAATCGGCTgcacaaaaagaagaaaatgaacaaAACTGGAAGGGGAGACAGGAGGGAAACCACAGAAGCAATGAAAAATCAGACGATGTAGACTTGCCCTTATCTAAACAAGTGTTAAGGGCAGGTCGACAGCAAATCCAAAAGAATAAATcggagcataaatttatgtataaaaattactaaaattataataaatagtaCATATGAACCCCTAACTTTAAAagtataatgggttcaatgctaaaactTTTAGATATTGAACCCGTAGAATTAAAATCCTAGATACGCCTCTGATCGTTTGGCCTTTGTGCATCTTAAAGTCAATTTCATACATTATGTTCTTCTTCCAATGAAGAGTGGATTTGAAGTTACTGCCTGAAGGCTTATACTGACTGTTCCATGGTATGCACTAGGGACTGCCTAAACTAATAGCTAACACTGTTATCCCGGTGATTTTTCCCGAAG contains:
- the LOC107801608 gene encoding early nodulin-like protein 13, with product MDLAGNVLSSSLVAVLFFFLLLSFSEARDHLVGGKTDSWKIPSSESDSLNRWAEKSRFLIGEYSLVWKYNVKADSVLKVSKRDYVTCNSSSPIAVHNDGNTKIEQTHSGDYYFISGAKWHCEQGQKLIVVTLSEKNMRRFMGATAPSPAMAPEADLHGR